From the Brevibacillus choshinensis genome, one window contains:
- a CDS encoding amino acid permease, with amino-acid sequence MQQEREHQLLEDKKDLNKFGYAQELLRDMGGFSNFAISFSIISILTGAVSLYGHGLLYGGSGMMGFGWTIVALFVILIAASMSELASAIPTAGALYHWAAILGSKRWGWYTAWINLIGQIGIVAGIDYSFSLFADPLLASAFGYTSTETTTLILFGITLLLHGIFNHIGIRLVARLNDFSAWYHIGVVVILVGSLVFFSRHELQPLDYLFQVGQTFSDKPYAIAFLIGLLQAQWTFTGYDASAHTIEETINPRVRAAWGIFTSVAFSFIFGFIMLAFVTLSIKNAAAASEAPNAFIYVISEALGGTFGSVVLWLVTFAMWFCGLASITSFSRMLYAFSRDKGMPWSRHWAEISTKYRTPAKAIWLVIILSFALALFDYIVKRINPETTYTTLAFLTAVSVVGLYVAYGIPLYLKLRAEAKGIFQRKHYGPWNLGNWSKTINVLSLIWILFISIMMVIPPNQTAGYALIAMFIVLLIMDLAYYQKHFPGPQAALNKSEEEIKSQEAKYRNS; translated from the coding sequence ATGCAGCAAGAGAGGGAACATCAACTACTGGAGGACAAAAAGGACTTAAACAAGTTTGGCTATGCACAAGAGCTTCTCCGGGATATGGGTGGCTTCTCCAACTTCGCTATTTCCTTTTCCATCATTTCGATTCTAACGGGTGCTGTCTCACTATATGGACATGGGCTGCTGTATGGCGGCTCAGGAATGATGGGCTTTGGATGGACGATCGTCGCCCTATTCGTCATCTTGATTGCAGCATCTATGTCGGAACTCGCTTCTGCGATCCCGACGGCAGGTGCATTGTATCACTGGGCAGCCATTTTAGGGAGCAAACGATGGGGATGGTATACGGCATGGATCAATTTGATCGGTCAGATCGGGATCGTAGCCGGAATTGACTACTCCTTTTCCTTGTTTGCTGACCCGCTGTTGGCGAGTGCATTTGGATACACTTCGACGGAAACAACGACTTTGATCTTGTTCGGCATTACTCTTCTCTTGCACGGCATTTTCAATCACATTGGGATTCGGCTTGTCGCCCGTCTGAATGATTTTTCGGCCTGGTACCACATTGGAGTTGTGGTGATCCTCGTCGGAAGCTTGGTCTTCTTTTCGCGTCATGAATTACAGCCGCTCGATTACTTGTTCCAAGTCGGACAGACATTCTCTGACAAACCGTACGCGATCGCTTTCCTGATTGGTCTTTTGCAGGCACAGTGGACGTTTACTGGATACGATGCGTCAGCCCATACAATTGAGGAAACGATTAATCCACGGGTCCGTGCTGCATGGGGGATATTCACATCCGTAGCCTTTTCTTTCATTTTTGGTTTTATCATGCTCGCATTTGTTACTCTCTCCATCAAAAATGCAGCAGCGGCCAGTGAGGCTCCGAATGCCTTTATTTATGTCATTAGTGAAGCTTTAGGTGGGACCTTTGGTTCCGTTGTACTATGGCTCGTAACGTTTGCCATGTGGTTTTGCGGGCTTGCGTCCATCACTTCTTTCTCACGGATGCTGTACGCATTTTCACGTGACAAAGGGATGCCGTGGAGCAGACATTGGGCAGAGATTTCTACCAAGTACAGAACACCAGCAAAAGCGATCTGGCTCGTCATTATCCTTTCCTTTGCACTCGCCTTGTTTGATTACATCGTGAAACGGATCAATCCAGAAACGACATATACAACACTGGCGTTTTTGACAGCGGTCAGTGTGGTTGGACTCTACGTTGCTTACGGCATCCCTTTGTATCTCAAGCTACGTGCAGAGGCAAAAGGGATCTTTCAGCGCAAGCACTACGGTCCGTGGAATTTGGGCAATTGGAGCAAGACGATTAATGTGCTGAGCTTGATCTGGATCTTATTTATCTCGATTATGATGGTCATTCCTCCTAACCAGACGGCTGGCTACGCGCTGATCGCCATGTTTATTGTCCTTCTGATCATGGACCTGGCTTATTATCAAAAGCATTTCCCCGGTCCACAAGCCGCGTTGAACAAATCGGAGGAAGAAATAAAGAGTCAGGAAGCGAAGTACCGAAATTCGTAA
- a CDS encoding pentapeptide repeat-containing protein, protein MMQKKKTLRLESPNLPDDLSDVQLHEIQSHDFIESKIIQNCLIEHQKATNVCFEKMHFQNVTFSDSSLTGAELTDVLFEKCDLSNIDLSNAIIHRTEFRECKMVGMNLTEVTLRNVLFEKCLADFSTFRFSNAKQVIFQDSFLSKADFSYSKFQKMEWSRTHIDQAQFSGTKLEGIDLSDCQFDALGVTVEDLKGCTISREQAYVFAKLFGLIVNE, encoded by the coding sequence ATGATGCAAAAGAAGAAAACCTTGAGACTAGAGTCTCCAAACCTACCAGATGACCTTTCCGACGTACAGCTCCATGAAATTCAATCCCATGACTTTATTGAATCGAAAATCATTCAAAACTGTCTGATTGAACATCAAAAGGCAACAAACGTCTGCTTTGAAAAAATGCACTTTCAAAACGTAACCTTTTCAGACTCCTCTTTGACAGGAGCGGAGCTGACAGATGTCCTATTTGAAAAATGTGACCTTTCCAATATAGATCTAAGCAATGCCATCATTCACAGGACTGAATTCAGAGAATGTAAGATGGTCGGGATGAATTTAACGGAAGTAACTTTGAGGAATGTCTTATTTGAGAAGTGTTTAGCAGACTTTTCAACGTTTCGATTTTCAAACGCAAAGCAGGTCATTTTTCAAGATAGTTTTTTATCCAAAGCAGATTTTAGCTATTCAAAGTTTCAAAAAATGGAGTGGTCTCGCACCCACATTGATCAAGCCCAGTTTTCCGGTACAAAACTAGAAGGAATTGATCTTAGTGATTGTCAGTTTGATGCATTAGGAGTGACTGTAGAGGATTTGAAAGGGTGTACCATATCTCGCGAGCAGGCGTATGTATTCGCGAAGCTGTTTGGTCTCATTGTGAATGAATAG
- a CDS encoding EAL domain-containing protein, which produces MNTLSHSYNLGLVSFSYLLAVLASYTALNVSARIHGSPSKGRLFWLCTGAVSMGLGIWAMHFVAMLALHLSIQVHYDVGIVFLSILFAIIASGIALWVISTHSLTGKRLLVGALFMGAGIASMHYTGMAAMQMDAVITYDWFWFSLSILVAIAVSVVALQLTYRLRNADSAKGFRLKLLAGLLMGAAVAGMHYTGMFATTFVSGHHTVAKEAYMAADARMIAYAVGVVTLLILGVTLVSIYMDKLFAGKTRRIIESDQRYISLFEHNYDAVIFYSVDGKESVLNPAAIRLTEEKWLPLEAFIRMCDIEDGECVASFFELAVRGESRNYEVALTTQQRQIHLNMTNVPVFVDHKVAGVFLIARDVTVQKQAEAKVNYLAFHDALTGLPNRRFVEEKLDTMIEEARQLEYIFYVMFLDLDRFKLVNDSLGHDYGDLLLKEAAMRLSNCIGQRGVVSRLGGDEFMVIMADVSEETVVQVADSLNRTIEQSFLINGHELYITTSIGISRYPMDGEDRHGLMKTADTAMYSAKERGKNSYHMFAPDLQQITSDKMFIQNELNRALALGELTLYYQPQVNASDGTIVGMEALIRWNHPERGLVSPDQFIAVAEETGLIVPIGAWVLQTACQQNKVWQDLGLPPIRVAVNLSARQFLKKDFTQMVADILEQTGLAPHFLELEITESTMIDVHRASNTLAELKQLGVYIAIDDFGTGYSSLSYLKEFPLNRLKIDRSFVRDMKKSASNRAIVSTIISMAHHLELKVIAEGVETNDELAFLQEHLCEEVQGYLFSKPLPLEEITSYMQEQTLKIS; this is translated from the coding sequence ATGAACACGCTGAGCCATTCGTACAATCTTGGACTTGTTTCTTTTTCTTACTTACTTGCGGTCTTGGCGTCGTACACTGCGCTAAATGTAAGCGCGCGTATTCACGGCTCTCCAAGCAAGGGGCGCCTGTTTTGGCTGTGTACGGGTGCGGTGTCGATGGGTCTGGGAATATGGGCCATGCATTTCGTGGCGATGCTTGCTTTGCACCTGTCCATTCAAGTTCATTACGATGTCGGGATAGTCTTTTTATCCATTTTGTTTGCGATTATAGCCTCTGGTATCGCACTATGGGTGATCAGTACTCACTCACTGACAGGGAAAAGGCTGCTTGTCGGCGCACTATTCATGGGAGCTGGGATCGCCTCGATGCATTACACCGGAATGGCTGCCATGCAAATGGATGCAGTCATTACGTACGATTGGTTTTGGTTTAGTTTGTCTATTCTCGTGGCAATAGCGGTGTCGGTAGTAGCTCTGCAGTTGACGTATCGCTTGCGCAATGCGGACAGCGCAAAAGGTTTCAGATTGAAGCTATTGGCGGGCCTGCTTATGGGTGCGGCTGTCGCCGGCATGCATTACACGGGAATGTTCGCTACTACATTTGTCAGTGGCCATCATACCGTAGCCAAGGAAGCTTACATGGCTGCTGATGCGAGGATGATTGCCTATGCAGTTGGAGTTGTTACGCTGTTGATTCTCGGTGTAACGCTTGTGTCCATCTACATGGACAAGTTGTTTGCAGGGAAGACCCGGCGGATCATAGAGAGTGACCAGCGATACATATCACTGTTTGAGCATAATTACGATGCTGTTATTTTTTACTCCGTAGACGGAAAGGAAAGTGTATTAAACCCTGCTGCAATACGTCTAACCGAAGAGAAGTGGCTTCCCCTCGAGGCTTTCATTCGCATGTGCGACATCGAGGATGGCGAGTGCGTAGCCTCTTTCTTTGAGTTAGCCGTTCGTGGAGAATCGAGAAATTACGAAGTTGCCTTGACTACCCAACAACGTCAGATTCATTTGAACATGACCAATGTTCCTGTGTTTGTTGATCACAAGGTAGCGGGAGTCTTTCTCATCGCGAGAGACGTGACGGTCCAAAAACAAGCGGAGGCCAAGGTGAATTATCTGGCCTTTCATGATGCACTTACTGGGCTGCCGAATCGCAGATTTGTGGAAGAAAAGCTGGATACAATGATTGAAGAAGCAAGACAGCTTGAGTATATCTTCTATGTGATGTTTCTTGACTTGGACCGTTTCAAGCTCGTCAACGATTCGCTCGGACATGACTACGGCGACTTGTTGTTAAAGGAAGCGGCCATGCGCCTGAGTAATTGCATCGGACAAAGAGGTGTTGTGAGCAGACTGGGCGGAGATGAGTTTATGGTTATTATGGCAGACGTATCGGAAGAGACAGTCGTGCAAGTCGCAGATTCTCTCAACCGAACGATCGAGCAGTCATTTCTCATTAATGGTCACGAGCTCTACATTACGACCAGTATTGGCATCTCCCGTTATCCGATGGATGGAGAAGACCGTCATGGCCTCATGAAAACGGCAGATACCGCCATGTATTCAGCCAAGGAGCGAGGAAAAAACAGCTATCATATGTTTGCGCCAGATTTGCAGCAAATCACGAGCGATAAAATGTTTATCCAAAACGAGCTGAATCGAGCGCTTGCTTTAGGCGAGCTTACTTTGTACTACCAGCCACAGGTTAACGCGTCGGATGGGACCATCGTAGGTATGGAAGCGTTGATTCGCTGGAACCATCCAGAGCGGGGACTCGTGTCACCCGACCAATTCATTGCAGTCGCAGAAGAAACGGGCTTGATTGTACCAATAGGGGCGTGGGTCTTGCAGACGGCGTGTCAGCAAAACAAGGTATGGCAAGACCTCGGTTTACCGCCGATCCGCGTAGCTGTGAATCTGTCAGCCCGTCAGTTTTTGAAGAAGGACTTTACCCAGATGGTCGCAGATATTTTGGAGCAGACTGGTCTGGCGCCACATTTTCTTGAGTTGGAGATCACGGAAAGTACGATGATCGACGTTCACCGTGCCAGCAACACACTGGCGGAGCTAAAACAGCTCGGGGTCTACATCGCCATCGATGATTTTGGAACTGGATACAGCTCCCTTTCTTATCTCAAGGAATTTCCGTTAAACCGTCTGAAGATCGATCGATCATTTGTTCGGGACATGAAGAAAAGCGCTAGCAATCGGGCGATAGTCTCCACGATTATCTCCATGGCCCATCATCTGGAATTGAAGGTCATCGCCGAGGGAGTGGAAACGAACGATGAGCTTGCATTTCTTCAAGAGCATCTCTGCGAAGAGGTGCAAGGATATCTTTTCAGCAAGCCGCTCCCACTGGAAGAAATCACGTCCTATATGCAAGAACAAACATTGAAAATATCATAA
- a CDS encoding amidohydrolase, protein MSWNPEALAAEVADQVITWRRYLHQNPELSFQENKTSQYVYETLASFGNLELTRPTPTSVVARLIGSQPGPVLGIRADIDALPIQEENQVPYASSETGVMHACGHDGHTAMLLGTAKILSQFKDQIKGEVRFFFQHAEELPPGGAAEIVKAGAADGLDSIIGIHLASYMPVGKFGVLYGALTSSTDRFDITIQGKGGHSSQPEMTVDPIVIGAQVISHLQQIVSRNVSALDKVVISVTMLNAGTAYNIIPDTLTLTGSTRCFDAEIRNNIPMWIERIVKGITDAHGASYSFNYSLGYTSVVNDTQVTKLMEETIRERWGEEDIMYIDPLMPGEDFSAYLEKAPGCFIQLGAGNAEKGFIYPHHHPRFDFDEDCLVRGVELFIRAAEKVVMK, encoded by the coding sequence ATGAGTTGGAACCCAGAGGCGTTGGCAGCGGAAGTGGCAGACCAAGTCATAACATGGCGCCGGTATCTGCATCAAAACCCTGAGCTTTCATTTCAAGAAAACAAGACTTCCCAGTACGTTTATGAAACATTGGCATCCTTTGGCAATCTTGAATTAACTCGTCCGACTCCGACTAGTGTGGTAGCTCGTTTGATTGGTTCACAGCCTGGTCCCGTACTCGGCATTCGAGCAGATATCGATGCGTTGCCGATTCAGGAAGAGAATCAGGTGCCTTATGCCTCCAGTGAAACAGGGGTCATGCACGCGTGCGGTCATGACGGCCATACGGCAATGCTTTTGGGAACAGCAAAAATTCTGTCCCAATTCAAAGATCAGATCAAAGGCGAAGTTCGGTTCTTTTTCCAGCATGCTGAGGAATTGCCGCCAGGCGGTGCAGCAGAAATCGTCAAGGCGGGTGCGGCGGACGGTTTGGATTCCATTATCGGCATTCATTTGGCGTCTTATATGCCTGTCGGAAAATTTGGTGTTCTCTACGGTGCGCTGACATCTTCTACTGATCGCTTTGATATCACCATTCAGGGCAAGGGAGGGCACTCTTCCCAGCCGGAAATGACCGTAGATCCTATCGTTATCGGGGCACAAGTCATCAGTCATTTGCAGCAAATCGTTTCCCGCAATGTGAGCGCATTGGACAAGGTGGTCATCTCGGTCACCATGCTAAATGCAGGGACAGCCTACAATATCATCCCGGACACATTGACTTTAACAGGCTCTACCCGGTGTTTTGACGCAGAGATCCGCAACAATATTCCGATGTGGATCGAGCGCATTGTCAAAGGGATTACCGACGCGCATGGAGCTTCCTATTCGTTCAATTACTCACTCGGCTACACTTCAGTCGTAAACGATACTCAAGTGACGAAGCTGATGGAAGAGACGATTCGGGAGCGCTGGGGTGAGGAAGACATCATGTATATTGACCCCTTGATGCCTGGGGAAGATTTTTCAGCTTATTTGGAAAAGGCACCAGGCTGCTTTATTCAATTGGGTGCCGGAAATGCGGAGAAAGGTTTTATCTATCCACATCACCACCCGCGCTTTGATTTCGATGAAGATTGCCTCGTTCGAGGGGTGGAGCTATTCATCCGAGCAGCAGAGAAAGTGGTTATGAAATAA
- a CDS encoding DUF3100 domain-containing protein — MTEERVNVFKLHFIVLILVALTELIGTKKINIGIGVIALFPMLYALILGGFISWPKFKWLKEKEMNAAANILGLSFFLFICKLGANIGPELPKLMGSGVSLLFQEVGHIVGTIALGLPIALLIGLKREAIGATYSLDREPNLAIIVDKFGANSPEARGALGVYICGTLFGAIYMSILASLLGSSGIFHPISLAMGAAVGSGSMMAAATGSLAVIFPDAAKDIAFYSGAANLMMSIIGTYVCIFVSLPLTQRLYKWLEPIIGRKSKNIQEGGQHSA; from the coding sequence ATGACGGAGGAACGCGTTAATGTGTTCAAGCTGCACTTCATTGTATTAATTCTGGTAGCTCTCACTGAGTTGATCGGTACGAAAAAAATCAACATCGGCATTGGTGTCATCGCATTGTTTCCTATGCTGTATGCACTCATTCTCGGAGGCTTTATCAGCTGGCCTAAATTCAAATGGCTGAAGGAAAAAGAAATGAACGCCGCAGCCAATATTTTGGGGTTATCCTTTTTCCTCTTCATCTGCAAACTGGGAGCCAACATCGGACCTGAACTACCCAAACTGATGGGCTCTGGTGTATCACTTCTGTTCCAAGAAGTAGGTCATATTGTCGGGACAATCGCGTTGGGGTTGCCTATCGCTCTGTTGATTGGCCTCAAGCGAGAGGCAATCGGCGCAACATATTCGCTCGATCGTGAGCCCAACCTCGCTATTATTGTGGACAAGTTTGGAGCAAACTCACCGGAAGCACGTGGAGCTCTGGGCGTCTATATTTGTGGTACACTCTTCGGTGCCATTTACATGTCCATCCTGGCGAGCCTATTGGGTAGCAGTGGAATATTCCATCCGATTTCCCTCGCGATGGGTGCTGCGGTAGGATCAGGTAGTATGATGGCTGCTGCAACAGGTTCTTTGGCTGTCATCTTCCCAGACGCGGCAAAAGATATCGCGTTTTATTCTGGGGCAGCCAATCTGATGATGAGCATTATCGGGACCTACGTATGTATTTTCGTTTCCCTCCCACTCACTCAGCGTCTGTATAAATGGTTGGAGCCAATTATCGGACGCAAGAGCAAAAACATCCAAGAAGGGGGGCAGCATAGCGCATGA